The following are from one region of the Micromonas commoda chromosome 12, complete sequence genome:
- a CDS encoding predicted protein, giving the protein VYEPAEDSFLLVDTLVAEWDARLANDPPRCALEVGSGTGYVIASAAVLMRDSGLDDFRCHATDVNPDAVACTRATADAHGVGDYVTVIQCDLLGPLRERLRGKVDLLLFNPPYVLTPSEEVAAGGIAAAWAGGKDGREVLDRLLPDVADVLAPGGTFLLLLLHDNKPHDVAEIL; this is encoded by the exons GTGTACGAACCCGCCGAG GACAGCTTCCTGCTCGTCGAtaccctcgtcgccgaatGGGACGCCCGTCTCGCGAACGACCCGCCGAGAtgcgcgctcgaggtgggCAGCGGTACCGGCTacgtcatcgcgtcggcCGCCGTGCTCATGCGCGATTCCGGGTTGGACGATTTCCGGTGCCACGCCACGGACGTCAacccggacgcggtggcgtgcaCTAGGGCGACGgccgacgcgcacggcgtgGGAGACTACGTGACCGTCATCCAGTGCGATCTGCTCGGCCCGCTGAGGGAACGCCTGCGCGGGAAGGTGGACCTGTTGCTGTTCAATCCGCCTTACGTGCTGACCCcgtcggaggaggtggcggcgggggggatagccgcggcgtgggcgggagGGAAGGACGGGCGGGAGGTCCTCGACAGGCTCCTgccggacgtcgccgacgtgcTGGCGCCGGGGGGAACGTTCTTATTGCTGCTGCTTCACGATAACAAgccgcacgacgtcgccgagataCTC
- a CDS encoding predicted protein has product MSKKNSKKNHQKMRNTAMAREEEEAAKKAARAAKRAAQVAEAAGEMAVDDAPGKTSASKVAKKKVSLVKALGAKGATLKRVGKKGVADKKGLQKIVRGVRVGHVMKKVKLRKNATVRGIKIVDGDTKRAVINELKAEAAMAMALD; this is encoded by the coding sequence atGTCGAAGAAGAACAGCAAGAAGAACCACCAGAAGATGCGCAacacggcgatggcgcgggaggaggaggaggctgcgaagaaagccgcgagggccgccaagcgcgcggcgcaagtggcggaggcggcgggcgagatGGCGGTCGACGACGCACCGGGGAAGACGTCAGCCTCCAAGGTTGCGAAGAAGAAGGTCTCGCTGgtcaaggcgctcggcgcgaagggcgcgacgctcaAGAGGGTCGGCAagaagggcgtcgcggataAGAAGGGCCTGCAGAAGATCGTGcggggcgtccgcgtcggccaCGTCATGAAGAAGGTGAAGCTCCGCAAGAACGCCACGGTGCGGGGGATCAAGATCGTGGACGGCGACACCAAGCGCGCCGTCATCAACGAGCTCAAAGCCGAGGCGGCCATGGCGATGGCACTAGACTGA
- a CDS encoding predicted protein, whose protein sequence is MDESRSSLDANEKLEIASALNSEAARMREDMYAVEARVSGSSEAGSEGSAADVKDFLHNSLINPPEFHNRPSKPDAAKGWSKDLEGITVLLAEDNTMNQQMAKFSIEKCGAKLEIAHHGRHALECVRYRMENYLSNYDCILMDMMMPVMDGEAATRAIRDLELKMGRGDKRHVIVGLSANVGPEYTARVKAAGMDGSLSKPFYPATLRNTLLQVRQGTYKGFEGEMTCPGDNLPAH, encoded by the coding sequence ATGGACGAGTCCAGAAGCTCTCTGGACGCGAATGAGAAGCTCGAGATTGCATCCGCGCTCAACTCCGAGGCTGCGAGGATGCGCGAGGACATGTacgcggtcgaggcgcgcgtctcgggtTCGAGCGAAGCCGGCTCGGaggggtccgccgccgacgttaAGGATTTTCTCCACAACTCGTTAATTAATCCGCCGGAGTTTCACAACCGGCCCTCCAagccggacgccgcgaagggctGGAGCAAGGACCTGGAAGGAATTACGGTGCTGTTGGCGGAGGATAACACGATGAACCAGCAGATGGCTAAGTTTTCCATCGAAAAGTGCGGCGCCAAGCTGGAAATCGCGCACCACGGGCGGCACGCGCTGGAGTGCGTGCGCTACCGCATGGAGAATTACCTGTCAAACTACGATTGCATCCTGATGGACATGATGATGCCGGTGATGGACGgagaggcggcgacgcgggcgatcAGGGATCTCGAGCTGAAGATGGGCAGGGGCGACAAGAGGCACGTCATCGTGGGACTGTCGGCGAATGTCGGGCCCGAGTACACCGCTCgggtcaaggcggcgggcaTGGACGGCAGCTTGTCCAAGCCCTTCTACCCGGCCACGCTGCGAAACACGCTTCTGCAGGTGAGGCAAGGGACGTACAAGGGTTTCGAGGGGGAGATGACCTGCCCGGGAGATAACCTGCCCGCGCATTGA
- a CDS encoding predicted protein produces MVPILRSIVALFLVCALCLAAAPGASALVESSHLPRAKVHKRALGPPETVKKCVDVARRARYERFSARLHDEPHRDPDGPTLAGGTPECISNYMDAQYYGAVSIGTPPQSFLVVFDTGSSNLWIPSAKCSFLQIPCDLHQKYRSGDSSTYKALGDPFAIQYGSGSLSGFLSQDTVTWAGLEIKDQVFAEATKEPGIAFLFSKFDGILGMGWDTISVNGVKPPFYNAVDQGLVVENVFSFWLNRDADEGGDGEGGEIVLGGVDPAHFVGEHTWLNVTREGYWQIAMDDVLLGGVSVGQCGKKGCAAIVDTGTSLLAGPTKVVEALNKRIGAKSVLGEECRVMIDQYGDELIRDLAEFSATDICTSVGLCGPSSETKTSTSRRRGERRRARLGSSWLEWARGWARVGRDAVVLGSDAAPIDADGLEGAAVCQACVYAVDYAKSLLTQNATESIILDEFKSVCDLIPSSGGEAAVDCDAVSKMPDVEFVLGGRPFKLTPDQYVLKVDAGQGGPAQCISGFMGLDIPPPAGPLWILGDVFIGPYHSVFDYDNARVGLADAA; encoded by the exons ATGGTGCCCATTCTCCGATCGATCGTCGCGTTATTTCTCGTCTGCGCGCTGTGCCTCGCG gccgcgcccggggccAGCGCCTTGGTCGAATCGTCGCACCTTCCCCGTGCCAAGGTCCAcaagcgcgcgctcggcccgcCCGAGACGGTCAAGAAgtgcgtggacgtcgccaggCGCGCCAGGTACGAAAGATTCAGCGCGCGCCTTCACGACGAGCCGCACCGCGACCCCGACGGCCCCACGCTGGCCGGCGGCACCCCCGAGTGCATCTCCAACTACATGGACGCGCAATACTACGGCGCGGTGTCCATCGGCACCCCTCCCCAGtccttcctcgtcgtcttcgacaCCGGCAGCAGCAACCTGTGGATCCCGAGCGCGAAGTGCTCGTTCCTCCAGATCCCGTGCGACTTGCACCAAAAGTATAGATCCGGCGACTCGAGCACGTACAAAGCCCTGGGCGATCCGTTCGCCATCCAGTACGGCAGCGGGTCGCTCTCGGGGTTCCTCTCCCAGGACACCGTGACGTGGGCGGGCCTCGAGATCAAGGACCAGGTGTTTGCGGAGGCCACCAAGGAACCCGGCATCGCGTTTCTGTTTTCCAAGTTCGACGGCATCCTCGGCATGGGCTGGGACACCATCTCCGTCAACGGAGTCAAACCCCCGTTCTACAACGCCGTGGACCagggcctcgtcgtcgagaacgTCTTCTCGTTCTGGCTCAACAGGGACGCGGatgaaggcggcgacggcgaggggggcgagattgtcctcggcggcgtcgaccccgcgcaTTTCGTCGGCGAGCACACGTGGCTCAACGTGACCCGCGAGGGGTACTGGCAgatcgcgatggacgacgtgctcctcggcggggtcTCCGTTGGGCAGTGCGGCAAGAAGGGatgcgccgcgatcgtcgacaCGGGAACCTCTCTGCTCGCGGGACCCACCAAGGTtgtcgaggcgctcaacaAGAGAATCGGCGCCAAGagcgtgctcggcgaggagtgCAGGGTCATGATCGACCagtacggcgacgagctcatccgcgATCTCGCGGAGTTTTCCGCCACCGACATATGCACTTCCGTCGGGCTCTGCGGACCCTCGTCGGAGACGAAGACGAGCACgagcaggcggcgaggagagcgccggcgagcgaggCTGGGCTCGAGTTGGCTCGAGTGGGCTCGAGGTTGGGCTCGAGTCGGCCGTgatgccgtcgtcctcggttccgacgcggcgccgatcgacgccgacgggctcgagggcgccgcggtgtgCCAGGCGTGCGTGTACGCCGTCGATTACGCCAAATCCCTGCTGACGCAGAACGCCACCGAGTCCATCATCCTCGACGAGTTCAAGTCTGTGTGCGACCTCATCCCCagctcgggcggcgaggcggcggtggactgCGACGCAGTGTCGAAGATGCCCGACGTCGAGTTCGTGCTGGGCGGCCGGCCGTTCAAGCTCACTCCCGACCAGTACGTGCTCAAGGTGGACGCCGGCCAGGGCGGCCCGGCGCAGTGCATCAGCGGGTTCATGGGCCTGGACattccgccgcccgcgggtcccctctggatcctcggcgacgtgttcATCGGGCCGTACCACTCGGTGTTTGACTACGACaacgcgcgcgtgggtctggcggacgccgcctag
- the LC5 gene encoding dynein light chain, flagellar outer arm (Synonyms: 14KD DLC5 ODA-LC5), whose product MSFQKALRSDSDWDDEIVQVAGVLQVVDVHQSWCGPCKAVASTLKRVVMDHGDKPIKFFTADCEKIAALKKSVGGSEPRFQLWMNGKMKKEVKGVDAPEILGAIFKELGIKT is encoded by the coding sequence atgTCGTTCCAGAAGGCCCTTCGCAGCGACAGTGACTGGGACGATGAGATCGTCCAGGTCGCCGGCGTGCTCcaggtcgtcgacgtccaccaGAGCTGGTGCGGGCCGTGCAAAGCGGTAGCGTCCACGCTCAAGCGGGTCGTCATGGATCACGGCGACAAGCCCATCAAGTTCTTCACCGCCGACTGCGAGAAGATCGCGGCTCTGAAGAAGAGCGTGGGCGGCAGCGAGCCGAGGTTCCAGCTGTGGATGAACGGAAAAATGAAAAAGGAAGTCAAGGGGGTCGATGCGCCGGAGATCCTCGGCGCCATATTCAAGGAGCTCGGAATCAAGACTTGA
- the APC11 gene encoding predicted protein (Anaphase promoting complex 11 (APC11). Probably incomplete but not clear), whose translation KLNEQQAVGVWTWNAGDKDDVCGICRVAFDSCPPDAKFPGDDSPVVWGQCGHAFHLQCITRWLNSQAEQRCPICRGAWEFKQLTTSEEPPPLRDQGR comes from the coding sequence AAACTCAACGAACAACAGGCGGTCGGGGTGTGGACGTGGAACGCCGGTGACAAGGACGACGTGTGCGGCATCTGCCGAGTCGCGTTCGACTCGTGCCCGCCTGATGCCAAGTtccccggcgacgattcCCCCGTGGTCTGGGGCCAGTGCGGACACGCGTTTCACCTGCAGTGCATCACCCGCTGGCTCAACTCGCAGGCGGAGCAGCGGTGCCCCATctgccgcggcgcgtgggagTTTAAGCAACTGACGACGTCCGAGGAACCCCCGCCCCTGCGAGACCAGGGTCGATAG
- a CDS encoding predicted protein, which produces MPFRGYWDDEEEQALRDAVQKHGIGSWEKMRHDPDFKVLKGRTGVQLKDKWRNLIKFQHLRRGEAESAPHRTGGRGPGPGAKRKKADDGDGKAGKKAKPGAKGTAGKKDDKPGKPGAKGKVKGDYDDEDAFDDDKPGKASGGKTYGKKQKLGVSADAVSTKSEPANPKKRLKAVAALAAVEEHRPPPDLDALERAMQADAMKIDELRRRRESAVGEVKDAEKELLAVKTSVEDAEAVYNNVRSQPPGGYHHDHHHDDHHDDAHHDDWDKFLDFGDEGAEGAEGAGAKSPHRQPRHSQGAQTAGQPRLSENDPVARAAAAARMSDPVQSPAAAAAMRDAANAAVRVASEPVHNPNHRSHLPSLHEAEQFLLQELKKLEAANARLMSARAHLEVIDRQLAAAIASAAERSEQRVAMMRRNPALGGPVKKTWGGPPGARKIKEEIKEEEDDEEEEEDDDEDDDDAEERKKTTHRRNTAASAGGAPGGKVIEDRRFGIYDSRRYRMEGEPAPPDPSSDEDDEPKVGRGRGRAASAGAGKSVAGTKTQAGRKPPRVTPVSADAVSVGVGGRGRGRGAGAGGGRGRGRGRPPKNQTVPAVDSGSEIVSTKAGTNLKRHQGFQFRGQNNSGAFVAPSAADAATYIAPSYIRGHHLRWLMKRGRTRNAVARPASGPTSWAAMCSFALWKPAELKAAIAREKEMEKEKEANATDEEESDEDEDDDGGGGYDSEESGPIGSGHAHIDFDAFGYEMGDDGDMGMIMDMDFGEDFHPGMSP; this is translated from the exons ATGCCTTTCCGCGGGTACTGggacgatgaggaggagcaggcgctccgcgacgccgtgcagAAGCACGGCATCGGATCGTGGGAGAAGATGCGACACGATCCTGACTTTAAAGTTCTGAA GGGCCGCACGGGCGTGCAACTCAAGGACAAGTGGCGGAACCTCATCAAGTTCCAGCACCTGAGGCGGGGAGAGGCGGAGAGCGCCCCGCACAGGACCGGCGGCAGGGGCCCTGGACCGGGAGCCAAGCGCAAGAAGGCTGACGACGG CGACGGTAAGGCCGGCAAGAAGGCCAAGCCCGGCGCCAAGGGCACAGCTGGCAAGAAGGACGATAAACCCGGCAAGCCGGGCGCCAAAGGAAAGGTCAAGGGCgactacgacgacgaggacgccttcgacgacgatAAACCCGGAAAAGCCTCGGGCGGGAAAACCTACGGCAAGAAGCAGAAGCTGggcgtctccgccgacgccgtctccACCAAGTCGGAGCCCGCGAACCCCAAGAAGCGGCTCAAGGCtgtcgcggcgttggcggcggtggaggagcaCAGACCACCccccgacctcgacgccttggagcgcgcgatgcaggcggacgcgatgaaGATCGACGAACTCAGACGCAGGCGGGAGAGCGCCGTGGGCGAGGTGAaggacgcggagaaggagtTACTCGCGGTCAAGACGAGcgtggaggacgcggaggctgtgTACAACAACGTTCGGTCGCAGCCGCCCGGTGGGTACCACCACGACCACCACCACGACGACcatcacgacgacgcgcatcACGACGACTGGGACAAGTTCCTCGAtttcggcgacgagggtgccgagggtgccgagggtgccgggGCCAAGTCCCCGCACCGACAGCCCAGGCACAGCCAGGGCGCACAGACAGCGGGACAGCCGCGGTTGAGCGAAAACGATCCGGTggctcgagccgcggcggcggcgcggatgagcgACCCGGTCcagtccccggcggcggcggcggcgatgcgcgacgccgcgaacgccgcggtgcgGGTGGCGTCCGAGCCCGTGCACAACCCCAACCATCGCTCGCACCTGCCGAGCCTGCACGAGGCAGAGCAGTTCCTCCTCCAGGAGCTGAAGAAGCTGGAGGCGGCCAACGCTCGACTCATGTCGGCTCGAGCGCACCTGGAGGTGATCGACcgacagctggcggcggccatcgcgagcgccgccgagcgaagcgagcagcgcgtcgcgatgatGCGACGGAACCCGGCGCTGGGCGGGCCCGTGAAGAAGACGTGGGGCgggccgccgggcgcgaggaagatcaaggaggagatcaaggaggaggaggatgacgaggaggaggaggaggacgacgacgaggacgacgacgatgccgaggagAGGAAGAAGACGACCCATCGGAGgaacacggcggcgagcgcggggggcgcgcccgGGGGTAAGGTCATCGAGGACCGCCGCTTCGGCATCTACGACAGCAGGCGGTACCGCATGGAgggcgagcccgcgcccccggacCCGTCgagcgacgaagacgacgagccGAAAGTCGGACGGGGCCGCGGGCGAGCCGCATCCGCCGGTGCGGGCAAGTCGGTCGCCGGAACGAAAACGCAAGCCGGacggaagccgccgagggtcACGCCGGTgtcggcggacgcggtgagcgtcggcgtcggcggccggggacgcggacgcggcgcgggggcgggcggcggccggggcaGGGGCCGGGGCCGCCCGCCCAAAAACCAAACCGTTCCCGCCGTCGACTCCGGCTCCGAGATCGTGTCCACCAAGGCGGGAACGAACCTCAAGCGACACCAGGGGTTCCAGTTTCGGGGTCAGAACAACTccggcgccttcgtcgccccctccgccgcggacgccgcgacgtacaTCGCTCCGTCTTACATTCGCGGCCATCATTTGCGGTGGCTCATGAAACGAGGGCGGACTCGGAATGCGGTGGCGAGGCCCGCGTCGGGTCCCACGTCCTGGGCGGCGATGTGCTCGTTCGCGCTGTGGAAACccgcggagctcaaggctgcgatcgcgcgggagaaggagatggagaaggagaaggaggcgaacgcgacggacgaggaggagtccgacgaggacgaggacgacgacgggggcggcgggtacGACTCGGAGGAGAGCGGTCCGATCGGCAGCGGTCACGCGCACATCGAtttcgacgcgttcgggtACGagatgggcgacgacggggacatGGGGATGATCATGGACATGGACTTTGGGGAGGACTTTCACCCCGGCATGTCGCCGTAG
- a CDS encoding predicted protein — MEKRGSIVGESAFVSGREPCVAPLSASQLARRLGIFSNIVDREEDTMAWWGRRGFSSALRWTAVTTAGVAGIAGVQALALHARYDPLPDARGPTRGVASPVNGRSRTDRVHGAPPLAAREALMKARDEAREFFETKVRPRLGAIPGAAGGARDAPGTSTVAMRTSEKSDNDGDRSGRKRRPLRRVVVVGDSLVTGVGCRVDRCDGPTLPRRLGEALADAIGADVEWVAVGAKGADLAAIRRDVIPSLGARWRRRDDDDDDDERRSSSSSSSSSSSSSRIDAVVLMCGVNDFKHALTGRAPSTFHADLIQCVDEIKRALGDDVWVILPGMPMQLATIFPPPLRYLALYASDAWDAQKRKMCDAAARVRFVPSPSADAMQCKAGAGVGMVAVDGIHPNDAGYGAWAHHIAESVAPVLLGDGAALCEEGEEGVGARTEGNTYS; from the coding sequence ATGGAGAAACGAGGGAGCATAGTGGGTGAGTCAGCTTTTGTCAGCGGCCGAGAGCCGTGCGTTGCTCCGCTATCCGCGAGCCAGCTCGCGAGAAGGCTCGGTATCTTTTCGAACATCGTCGACAGAGAGGAGGACACGATGGCTTGGTGGGGGCGAAGGGGCTTTTCTTCGGCGCTTCGATGGACCGCGGTgaccaccgcgggcgtcgcgggcatcgcgggggttcaggcgctggcgctgcaCGCGCGATACGATCCGCTGCCGGACGCACGCGGGCCCACGCGCGGAGTGGCGTCGCCCGTAAACGGAAGATCCAGGACGGACCGAGTccacggcgcgccgccgctcgcggcgagggaggcgctgatgaaggcgcgcgacgaggcgcgcgagttCTTCGAGACGAAGGTCCGCCCccggctcggcgcgatccCGGGCGCAgccggaggcgcgcgggacgcgccgggcACTTCCACGGTCGCGATGAGGACATCGGAGAAGAGCGacaacgacggcgaccgcTCGGGGAGGAAGAGGCGACCGCTTCGAAGGGTGGTGGTCGTCGGGGACTCCTTAGTCACCGGCGTGGGATGCCGCGTGGACCGATGCGACGGGCCAACGCTTCCGCGGCGCCTGGGCGAGGcactcgcggacgccatcggcgcggacgtggagtgggtcgccgtcggcgcaaagggcgcggacctcgccgcgatacgccgcgacgtcatccCGTCCCTCGGTgcccgatggcggcggcgcgacgacgacgacgacgacgacgaacgccggtcctcgtcctcgtcctcgtcctcctcctcctcatcgtcccgcatcgacgcggtggtCCTGATGTGCGGCGTCAACGACTTTAAGCACGCGCTGACTGGCCGCGCGCCATCCACGTTTCACGCCGATCTGATCCAATGCGTTGACGAGATTAAGCGAGCgttgggcgacgacgtgtgGGTCATCCTTCCCGGCATGCCCATGCAGCTCGCGACGATATTCCCTCCACCGTTGCGCTACCTCGCGCTGTACGCGTCAGACGCGTGGGACGCGCAGAAGCGGAAGatgtgcgacgccgcggcgagggtgcggTTCGTGCCTTCGCCGAGCGCAGATGCGATGCAGTGCAaagcgggcgcgggtgtcgGGATGGTGGCTGTCGACGGGATACATCCCAACGACGCGGGGTacggcgcgtgggcgcaTCACATCGCGgagagcgtcgcgccggtgttactcggggacggcgcggctcTGTgcgaggagggggaggaaGGGGTGGGAGCGCGGACCGAGGGTAACACTTACTCTTAG
- a CDS encoding voltage-gated ion channel superfamily (potassium ion channel subfamily A): MAAVMHNIGPYEDDGTADALAKDFGPYDHEHVKAAIIIQRLYRGWVIRHDIATALEEQDLGPSVLLVRKGRPLKFAHEWQRTLYTYVEEGDNAVNTAVSYAVVVLIFIATVGFILETVPEWARRKSVSDLFKTTETVCIALFTLEIACKVASQPQCGPIKGEESYWRGVWAWMKRPMNQVDVVAVLPWYLELAVSGGGSGLAVLRAIRLVRVFRVFKLGRYNTSAMIFKRALERSAQPLSLLFYFMLIANILFASAIYYAEAMGPNANPSDVDNFDDPLPAFPFDSIPRAMYWCMVTMTTVGYGDMYPITLIGRIVAVITMLSGIVVLAMPITLIGSNFVEEYRKSQANELKEKRRKESNAKAIEEIRKEATLRVMLRDPDSSKALQRLALANVSGAVSGADAGDASQPTTPGGARRRLAGGRVAGDDVLSPGERIVSTIARREERERRRRIREEDEAAGLGGSAPWDTQVTPTRPQRDSDGSDGSGRGGGGGGGGLDDEAAERLREMEQRLARMEAMLTRIMNPT, translated from the exons atggcggcggtcaTGCACAACATCGGCCCctacgaggacgacgg GACCGCCGATGCGTTGGCGAAGGACTTCGGCCCGTACGACCACGAGCacgtcaaggcggcgatcATCATCCAGCGGCTCTACCGCGGATGGGTCATCCGTCACGacatcgcgaccgcgctcgaggaaCAGGACCTCGGTCCGAGCGTGCTCCTGGTGCGCAAGGGCAGGCCCCTCAAGTTCGCGCACGAGTGGCAGCGCACGCTCTACACGTACGTCGAGGAAGGGGACAACGCGGTGAACACGGCGGTGTCctacgccgtcgtcgtcctcatcttCATCGCCACCGTGGGGTTCATCTTGGAGACGGTTCCCGAGTGGGCGAGGCGCAAATCCGTGTCCGATCTGTTCaagacgacggagacggtgTGCATCGCGCTGTTCACGCTGGAGATTGCGTGCAAGGTGGCGTCGCAGCCCCAGTGCGGGCCCATAAAGGGCGAGGAGTCGTACTGGCGCGGGGTTTGGGCGTGGATGAAGCGGCCGATGAACCaggtggacgtcgtcgcggtgttGCCGTGGTACTTGGAGCTGgcggtgagcggcggcggcagcgggcTCGCGGTGCTGCGCGCGATCCGCTTGGTTCGCGTGTTCCGGGTGTTCAAGCTCGGGAGATACAACACCAGCGCGATGATCTTCaagcgcgcgctggagcggTCCGCGCAGCCCCTCTCGCTGCTCTTTTACTTCATGCTCATCGCCAACATTTTGTTCGCGTCGGCCATCTATtacgccgaggcgatgggTCCGAACGCGAACCCGTCGGACGTCGACAACTTCGACGACCCGCTGCCGGCGTTCCCGTTCGActcgatcccgcgcgcgatgtaCTGGTGCATGGTGACGATGACCACCGTGGGTTACGGAGACATGTACCCGATCACGCTCATAGGCCGAATCGTCGCGGTGATCACCATGCTCTCGGGCATCGTCGTGCTGGCCATGCCCATCACGCTCATCGGCAGCAACTTCGTGGAGGAGTACCGCAAGAGCCAGGCGaacgagctcaaggagaagaGGCGCAAGGAATCCAACGCCAAGGCGATCGAGGAGATTCGAAAGGAGGCGACGCTGAGGGTGATGCTCCGCGACCCGGATTCGAGCAAGGCGCTCCAACGGCTGGCGCTGGCAAACGTTTCCGGAGCCGTTTCGGGAGCCGACGCTGGCGACGCTTCGCAGCCCACGACcccgggaggcgcgcgacggcggctggcgggcgggcgcgtcgcgggggacgacgtgCTGTCCCCCGGCGAGCGGATCGTGAGCACcatcgcccggcgcgaggaacgggagcggcggcggaggattcgggaggaggacgaggccgccgggctcgggggATCCGCGCCGTGGGACACGCAGGTGACGCCCACGCGGCCGCAGAGGGACAGCGACGGGTCCGACGGGTCCGGtaggggcggcgggggcggcgggggcggcctTGACGACGAAGCGGCGGAGCGGTTGAGGGAGATGGAGCAGAGGTTGGCGCGCATGGAGGCGATGCTGACGCGGATCATGAACCCGACTTGA
- a CDS encoding predicted protein — MIKPDGVQRGYMGEIISRFEKKGMVCKGLKTFMTPREVAEEHYKDLSSKPFFGDLCDYICSGPVVCMVWEGPGVVKSARLMIGATNPLESAPGTIRGDLAVEVGRNVIHGSDSVESAEREIALWFGGDDELLDYEMCIKPWVREE, encoded by the exons ATGATCAagcccgacggcgtccagcgcggctaC ATGGGCGAGATCATCTCCAGGTTCGAGAAGAAGGGCATGGTCTGCAAGGGCCTCAAGACGTTCATGACCCCGCGCGAAGTCGCCGAGGAACACTACAAGGACCTCTCCTCCAAGCCCTTCTTCGGAGACCTCTGCGACTACATTTGCAGCGGCCCCGTCGTGTGCATGGTCTGGGAgggacccggcgtcgtcaagTCCGCGAGGCTGATGATCGGCGCGACCAACCCGCTCGAGTCCGCGCCCGGGACCATCCGCGGGgatctcgccgtcgaggttggCCGCAATGTCATCCACGGATCCGACTCGGTGGAGAGCGCGGAGCGGGAGATCGCGCTGtggttcggcggcgacgacgagctcctggaCTACGAGATGTGCATCAAGCCCTGGGTGCGCGAGGAGTAA
- a CDS encoding predicted protein, with translation MAAKDEKKTLVKVCGVTTPEDATQAAVAGADFIGMILWPKSKRSIPLDVAKEVADAAKAAGATPIGVFVDESAEEIVAACEAVGIDHAQLHGDNARAALTDLPMKIKAVYVVSAAKDGAIVTPMPGDEEKLCEDRRTKLSGAGGWKAAIDWVNGPRRTIDWLLVDGVVAGSGETYDWTNLRVPRGCSRKGWILAGGLDPENVTDAIGACKPTAVDVASGVADEGGVKKDPVKVDAFIANAKSASMEMA, from the coding sequence ATGGCTGCCAAGGATGAGAAGAAGACGCTCGTCAAGGTGTGCGGCGTGACCACgcccgaggacgcgacgcaggccgcggtcgccggcgccgacttCATCGGCATGATCCTCTGGCCCAAGTCCAAGCGATCCATCCCGCtggacgtcgccaaggaggtcgccgacgccgccaaggctgcgggcGCGACACCCATCGGCGTCTTCGTGGACGAatccgccgaggagatcgtAGCCGCGTGCGAGGCGGTCGGCATCGACCACGCGCAGCTCCACGGCGAcaacgcccgcgccgcgctcaccgaccTCCCCATGAAGATCAAGGCTGTGTacgtcgtctccgcggcgaaggacggcGCCATCGTCACCCCGATgccgggcgacgaggagaaaCTCTGCGAAGATCGCCGGACCAAGCTCTCAGGCGCGGGGGGTTGgaaggcggcgatcgacTGGGTCAACGGCCCGAGGCGCACGATCGACTggctcctcgtcgacggcgtcgtcgcggggtcGGGCGAGACGTACGACTGGACCAACCTGCGGGTTCCGCGCGGGTGCAGCAGGAAGGGTTGGATCCTCGCGGGCGGTTTGGACCCCGAAAACGTTAcggacgccatcggcgcgtGCAAGCCGACGGCTGTGGACGTGGCGAGCGGGgtggcggacgagggcggggTGAAGAAGGACCCGGTCAAGGTGGACGCGTTCATTGCCAACGCAAagtcggcgtcgatggagaTGGCTTGA